The following is a genomic window from Vibrio cyclitrophicus.
TAAGGTAACTCGACTACTTACACAATGTAACTTATGTTCAACTAGCTAGGAGGTTTCCAGTATTGTGGGTGCTGATCATCATTAGTTCGAGATTTCTCCAAGAATACTTTGAAAATCTCTTCAGATAAGATCTGTTTTTGCTCTGGAGTACATTTTAAATATTGTTCAAAGAGATACATAACCTGATCATCATCTAATTCCATTCTGTAGGGTTGCCTCCTCTAACAAAGCACAATTTATTATTCATTCACAATAGGTTAGTACAAAATCTAACTTTCGTCATTAAATGACGTTTAAACTCTAAAATATGTATTCATTATTCAATTAGGAAGGTTAGCTATCAAAAATAGCCCTCAGACCCTATTAAGTGATCTTAGCTTCGGTTTTAGATACTTTCATGCTGCTTTACAACCAAAAACCAACTAATTAAGAACGGTGGTTTTTGAATAAACCAGTTGTGAGGACAAAACTAACCACAAGTCTCTATCTAATAACTCCCACTCCTGTGCAACTTGAAAACACAAAGAAAAGCTGAGGAGCCCCATGTTAGTTGGAGAGCTGCTTAACTTAAAATGTACCGGATGGTAATGCCTTCAGGTGGTTTAGCACGTTTCTGGACAAATCGATGTTTTATCAAATATGTTTACTCTCCCCACCCCCCATAATGGGATCTCACCCTCTATATGACAACCACTCACGGAGGTCATATGAAATTTAAACAGCACACATCACCTAAACTACTTCGCTATTACAAGTCAAAACTTTCAATACGAGACTGGGAGGGAATGATAGAGTTCGATAACCTTGAGCGATGCAATGACGTCAGAAAGGCGACCTCGGCTGGCCGGATAAAAATTTCCAACAAGAGCCTCAACCGACTTCAACCCCTTGTCTATAAGAAGATTAAAACCATTAACATGGAATTGGTCACTATAACTATCGGTGTTAATGTAGGCATCGATTCGTTCGAATACTTAGTTAAAACTTTAAACCTAAAAGACTGTCGAGTAAAAATCTTATATCCAGTACAAGACAACATAGATATCAGTTGGATTGAATATTAAATCAGAAAACATCTATTCCTCACTCAAAAATACAGAAGGGTTATTTATGGCAACGTTACACGAAATCGAAGTGATAATTGCTGAGTTTACCGAAAAATACCGTAGAGAAGAGTTCTCTAAAATCCGTAAAAGTAGGGTGTACAAACTATCTCCAGATCAAAGTACAACCAATAACAATGAATATTGTTGGCCACAAACTTGGCCGAATAATGATTATCCTGGTGTATATGCAATACTCTCAGGTGATGAAGTTCTCTACATAGGTAAAGCATCTCTTCAAATTTTAGGATATAGATTAAGTAGCTATTTTAAATATAGTAAAGACCGAAAATCAGCAGTACCAAATACCAGCCATGTCTGGAGTAAACCGCCAACAGGAGTTGTTACTTGGGCGGTGCCTCATGAACTATTTTTTGAAGCTTCAGCCTTAGAGGAATTTTTGATATATAAATTGAAAGACAAGTTGCCGGACAATAGAGTGGGTACAGGGAAATGGAAATGAGGCCTGTTTTTCATACTTTGCGAGCGTAGGTGTCAGATTAGTTAGATTTGGTCAAAATTCAGCTTGCTATAAGCTTAGGTTTTTGACGAAACAAACAATGGGGCAAAAACGAGTCACAACCTCAAACTAAAGTCTTCCGCACCTGCATAACTTGAAAATATATATGAATATTTCGGTTAACCACTGAGGTATTCACATGAGTAAACTATTCAAATTTACCCCAACTAAACTTAACAACATTCCACCCCACGATAGACGGTCTAAATCCACCAACAATGAAGTCTCTGATACCGAAGTGCAGGGCTTGAAATTGCTTATTGGTAAATCTGGTAAGAAGCGCTTCCTACTACGGTTTATATCGCCAATCTCAAAAAATAAATCCAGCATTGCACTCGGTCAATGGCCAGATATTGACTTACCTACGGTTCGCAACAAAGCGCGTAAGTTAAAGGTACAAATCGCCGATGGTATTGACCCGAAACTTGAAAGAGATAAGCAAGTCGAAACTCAAGTACCGACCTTGTACGACTTCTTTCACGATACCTTTATTGTTTCTAAGAAAAGCAAAGGTAAGAAAACGTGGCGTGATGATATTGCGAGGTTTGAGCACTGGAAGCACTTACATACGAAGCCTATCGATAAAATTACTGGCGTCCATCTTCATCAAGTTCAAGCAAAGCTATTAGCTACGGAGTATCGCCCCGGTAAGAAGTACGCAGCAGCCACGGTCGATCGTACTATTGCCTTGATGAAAACCATCCTAAAGGAAGCATACCGCCTTTTAGACATACCCTATATCGGCGATAAGGTTTCGCTTATCAATCCAGATAACATGAGAACTCGCTACTTAACCATGGAAGAAACAGCAGCAGTGATACGTACATCACGAGATTACTATTGCAGGGTAACGGGTAATTTCATTTCTCTACTTTTCCTTACAGGATGCAGAGATACCGAATTGCGTACGGTTAAGTGGCGGAGTATCAGCCTGATTGATAAAACCATGTTTGTAGAAAGCACCAAGAATGGCACAAGTATGACGGTGCCATTAACCCCCTTCATGGTTGAGTTATTCCGGGAGCTATTGAACATGAGACAAAAAGGTAATCCATATGTCTTCTTTGGTCGAAAGGAGAGAAGCCATATCTCACAGCCTAGAAATGCTTTTACTCGAATTAAGGAGAGGGCAGGGATTAAGAATCCGAAAGAGGTTTGTTTTCATGTTGCCCGTCATAGCTTTGCGACAAATTTAATCGAGAATAATGTCGATGTGCTGACTGTACAGCGTTTAATGAACCACAAGGATTTAAGTAGTACGCAGAGGTATGTTAAGCATTCTAAGGAAAAGCTGCTCAATAGCTCGGACACTTTGTCTTCGGTATTGAAAGAACAGGCACCAAGACTGGCACACCGCATCAGTTAGATAGTTTTAACCTTAAAATCAAACATATATAAAAATTACATATCTGCCCCTACTGGCTCTAGCTAGTAGGGGCTTTTTTCGTATCTGGAATAAGGGGAAATACATGCAGGTAATAAAAACTTTTACGGAGTTAATGGCATTGAAAATGGCGAACTCTGATAAGGAAAATCTAATTGGTCATTTAGCTGAAGTGACAGATGGAGATTTGAATGATTTGGAGAAAAGTTGGGACGAAATAGGCATCACTCTGATTTTGTTCGATGAGAGCGATACCAATCAAGACCTCGATCATATGGATGAACAAACCAAGCTTATGATTGATTTCGTCACTAATCACCCAGAGTACGTGCTGCTTATCGGCTCTATGGTCATAGCGTTAGGTGTACTTAACGACCAAGGCTCAGGCTGTTACCTAGCCGGATATACCAGTAACCAGCTCCATCCAATTCAGACGCTATTGACTCAGGTTGATGGCGAGTAGTCACTCACGCAGCAATATTTCACATTATCACCGACAGGAGAATATCTATGAACCAACGCAAAGTAGACCCAGACTTCCCTAATGCTGGCACTCAAGATGAGCAGCACCAAGAGATTAATCATTTCGAACAAATCGTATTAACAGGTGCAGCGCCGAAACTAGCAGGGAGTGGCAAGGTCTTGTACGAAGTGGCGTTGCATAATGAAGAAAAGCAACTCTACTTCAGGATCACAGGGCAGGAAGGTGGCGCAGGACTTCATTCAAAAGAGTGGCTATCCGTAAATACCATGCTTTCACTTATAGAAGCGCAGAAAGATAAACCATGGAAAAGTCAGCTGTACAAGCAGTTGTTTAATGGAGGTTCAGCAAACAACCATTCGTTCTGTTCCGTGATAATTAGGGACTTAGGTTTAGCATCAAAAACGGATTCATCACGCTACTTACATGTAC
Proteins encoded in this region:
- a CDS encoding site-specific integrase, which encodes MSKLFKFTPTKLNNIPPHDRRSKSTNNEVSDTEVQGLKLLIGKSGKKRFLLRFISPISKNKSSIALGQWPDIDLPTVRNKARKLKVQIADGIDPKLERDKQVETQVPTLYDFFHDTFIVSKKSKGKKTWRDDIARFEHWKHLHTKPIDKITGVHLHQVQAKLLATEYRPGKKYAAATVDRTIALMKTILKEAYRLLDIPYIGDKVSLINPDNMRTRYLTMEETAAVIRTSRDYYCRVTGNFISLLFLTGCRDTELRTVKWRSISLIDKTMFVESTKNGTSMTVPLTPFMVELFRELLNMRQKGNPYVFFGRKERSHISQPRNAFTRIKERAGIKNPKEVCFHVARHSFATNLIENNVDVLTVQRLMNHKDLSSTQRYVKHSKEKLLNSSDTLSSVLKEQAPRLAHRIS
- a CDS encoding GIY-YIG nuclease family protein; translated protein: MATLHEIEVIIAEFTEKYRREEFSKIRKSRVYKLSPDQSTTNNNEYCWPQTWPNNDYPGVYAILSGDEVLYIGKASLQILGYRLSSYFKYSKDRKSAVPNTSHVWSKPPTGVVTWAVPHELFFEASALEEFLIYKLKDKLPDNRVGTGKWK